The proteins below come from a single Takifugu rubripes chromosome 10, fTakRub1.2, whole genome shotgun sequence genomic window:
- the dipk1c gene encoding divergent protein kinase domain 1C isoform X2, translating to MFSTGPLPGGGDGGRGAGGPSLLRWLGLRMWSRQGTLVFALLWFSSWVFLNGLVLVQRRVLSDYCSDDKTRRILQRLCLEFGEGSVTGDMCEDLCVLSLVEYKRCLYYENGKKVIEARWRGTPIILKSKLENFSSYEPLGLVDYPDAAEQLSPLDMVFYATMEVRSALGLTEGDDDEEGGGVNGSLARLWGNKLKLHERTYSRAELDSLWALLQQEEYTFLRVLQDLSVHVAKVLGSCGHFYAVEYLSAGHTWDQNIFSLEGVGVSGQDKPKPLGRWTSREMVHRIALSFLDMVSHFDHDFTHKLHLCDIKPENFAIRKDLTVVAIDVDMAFFEPKMRDLLDQNCSSDEDCSFFDCWSRCDLTSRRCNPRRHNSNLQVICEKIFRPWFSPTLLGTRAKLPLQVELQRAVQECSETEEGDEKMQKDRGAEGGQSRGIHQRLLSILTRLLQDEGASGEGGGAGRGEATPTRR from the exons ATGTTCTCCACTGGTCCACTGCcgggtggaggagatggaggtcGAGGTGCTGGTGGACCGTCTCTGCTCCGCTGGCTGGGCCTCCGGATGTGGTCCCGCCAGGGGACCCTGGTCTTTGCTCTGCTCTGGTTTAGCTCCTGGGTGTTCCTAAAcggcctggtcctggtccaaaGAAGAGTCCTGTCAGACTACTGCAGCGACGACAAGACCAGAAGGATCCTGCAGCGGCTG tgtctGGAGTTCGGCGAGGGCTCTGTGACCGGCGACATGTGTGAGGACCTGTGTGTCCTCAGCCTGGTCGAGTACAAACGCTGCCTCTACTACGAAAATGGGAAGAAGGTGATCGAAGCGCGTTGGCGAGGAACTCCCATCATCCTGAAGTCCAAACTGGAGAACTTCTCCTCCTACGAGCCTCTGGGACTGGTGGACTACCCG gatgcagcagagcagctctcCCCGCTAGACATGGTTTTCTACGCCACTATGGAA GTGAGGAGCGCCCTGGGCCTGACTGaaggtgacgatgatgaagaaggAGGCGGAGTCAATGGCTCTCTGGCCAGACTGTGGGGGAACAAGCTGAAGCTCCATGAGAGGACCTactccagagcagagctggactCACTGtgggctctgctgcagcaggaggagtaCACCTTCCTCCg GGTTCTGCAGGACCTCAGTGTCCACGTGGCCAAAGTTTTGGGTTCCTGTGGTCATTTCTATGCAGTGGAGTACCTGTCGGCTGGACACACCTGGGACCAGAACATCTTCTCACTGGAGGGGGTGGGTGTCTCTGGACAGGACAAACCCAAACCTCTGGGCAGGTGGACCTCCAGAGAGATGGTCCATCGCATCGCGTTAAGCTTCCTGGACATGGTGTCACACTTTGACCATGACTTCACCCACAAGCTCCACCTCTGTGACATCAAACCTGAGAACTTCGCCATCAGGAAAGACCTGACG GTGGTCGCCATCGACGTGGACATGGCCTTCTTTGAGCCGAAGATGAgggacctcctggaccagaacTGCAGCAGTGATGAGGACTGCAGCTTCTTTGACTGTTGGTCCCGGTGTGACCTGACCAGTCGTCGGTGCAACCCTCGGCGCCACAACAGCAACCTGCAG gtcATCTGTGAGAAGATCTTCAGACCATGGTTTTCTCCCACACTCCTGGGCACCAGAGCAaagctccctctgcag gtggagcttCAGCGAGCAGTGCAGGAGTGTTCTGAAACAGAAGAAGGGGACGAGAAGATGCAgaaggacagaggagcagagggaggacaaAGCCGAGGGATCCATCAGCGACTCCTCAGCATCCTCACCCGCCTCCTCCAGGATGAAGGCGcttcaggggaggggggaggggcagggaggggagaggccacgcccacacggCGCTGA
- the cyb5a gene encoding cytochrome b5 isoform X2, whose translation MGETSEKSPSGVKYFRLSEIEEQKSIKSTWIIINYKVYDVTKFLEEHPGGEEVLREHAGGDATESFEDVGHSTDAREMAGGLLMGELHPDDRHKIEKPQETWVTPVADEYSWTNWVVPGLVAILVTMLYRVLTSD comes from the exons ATGGGTGAAACGTCGGAAAAGAGCCCGAGCGGAGTGAAATACTTCCGTCTGTCCGAGATCGAAGAACAGAAGTCGATTAAATCAACGTGGATCATCATCAACTACAAAGTTTATGATGTGACCAAGTtcctggaggag CACCCggggggagaggaggtgctgcggGAGCATGCGGGCGGGGACGCCACGGAAAGCTTCGAAGATGTCGGCCACTCCACCGACGCCAGAGAGATGGCGGGCGGCCTGCTGATGGGCGAGCTGCACCCG GATGACAGACACAAGATCGAAAAACCACAG GAGACGTGGGTGACACCTGTGGCGGACGAGTACAG TTGGACTAACTGGGTCGTTCCCGGTCTGGTCGCCATCCTGGTCACCATGCTTTACCGCGTCCTCACCAGCGACTGA
- the fars2 gene encoding phenylalanine--tRNA ligase, mitochondrial, whose product MRLPNRPLSLLRPLQTHLYCVAAFQTSGRLLSTTDPAGQATVEVLGHAYQRDDFTNVTPKILAKVGRNLHNQSHHPLWLIKERIKSHFYSLYTCRGNPLFSVHDNLSPVVTVEQNFDSLLIPPDHPSRKQGDNYYLNRETMLRAHTSAHQRELVRSGLDAFLVAGDVYRRDEIDTSHYPVFHQMEGVRLFSNHQLFQKVENSEDLSLFEAGGRRTPHKQETHSLEAVKLLEFDLKHTLTRLVTHLFGAAVDVRWVDCHFPFTHPSFEMEVRFQGDWMEVLGCGVMEQQLLNAAGAGNKVGWAFGLGLERLAMVLYNIPDIRLFWSQDERFLKQFQVQDIQLPVSFQPLSKYPPLHNDISFWLPTNSQKFIENDFYELVRSIGGDLVEKVSLVDKFQHPRTGRWSRCYRISYRHMERTLTQQEARLVHQQIEHAAEAALGVQGRY is encoded by the exons ATGAGGCTCCCCAACAGGCCCCTCAGCttgctccgccccctccagACTCACCTGTACTGTGTGGCAGCGTTCCAGACCAGCGGTCGACTCCTCAGCACCACCGACCCTGCTGGTCAGGCCACCGTGGAGGTTCTTGGCCACGCCTACCAGCGTGATGACTTCACCAATGTCACACCGAAGATCCTGGCCAAGGTCGGCCGCAACCTGCACAACCAATCCCATCATCCTCTGTGGCTCATCAAGGAACGAATCAAGTCGCACTTCTACAG CCTCTACACCTGCCGGGGGAACCCCCTGTTCTCTGTCCACGATAACCTGAGCCCGGTCGTCACAGTGGAGCAGAACTTCGACAG TTTGCTGATCCCGCCTGATCACCCCAGCAGGAAACAGGGAGACAATTATTACCTGAACAG GGAAACGATGCTCCGCGCTCACACCTCCGCCCACCAACGGGAACTGGTGCGGTCCGGCCTGGACGCCTTCCTGGTGGCCGGAGACGTCTACCGGCGGGACGAGATAGACACCAGTCACTACCCGGTGTTCCACCAGATGGAGGGAGTTCGCCTCTTCTCCAACCACCAG CTGTTCCAGAAGGTGGAGAACAGCGAGGATCTGTCCCTGTTTGAGGCGGGCGGGCGGCGGACGCCTCACAAACAGGAAACGCACAGCCTGGAAGCCGTCAAGCTGCTGGAGTTTGACCTGAAACACACGCTGACCCGCCTGGTCACACACCTGTTCGGAGCAG CTGTGGACGTGCGGTGGGTGGACTGTCACTTCCCCTTCACTCACCCCTCCTTTGAGATGGAGGTGCGGTTCCAGGGTGACTGGATGGAGGTGCTGGGCTGTGGCgtgatggagcagcagctgctgaacgCTG ctggagcaggaaacAAGGTGGGCTGGGCCTTTGGTCTGGGTCTGGAGAGATTAGCCATGGTCCTGTACAACATCCCAGACATCCGGCTCTTCTGGAGTCAAGACGAACGCTTCCTGAAGCAGTTCCAAGTTCAGGACATCCAGCTGCCCGTGAGCTTCCAG ccTCTCAGTAAATACCCGCCGCTCCACAACGACATCTCCTTCTGGCTCCCAACCAACAGCCAGAAGTTCATAGAAAATGATTTCTACGAGCTGGTTCGGTCCATAGGAGGAGACCTGGTGGAGAAGGTGTCCCTGGTGGACAAGTTCCAGCATCCAAg GACCGGGAGGTGGAGCCGCTGTTACCGCATCAGCTACCGTCACATGGAGCGGACGCTGACTCAGCAGGAGGCGCGGCTCGTCCACCAGCAGATCGAGCACGCCGCCGAGGCGGCGCTGGGGGTGCAGGGCCGGTACTGA
- the dipk1c gene encoding divergent protein kinase domain 1C isoform X1, translating to MFSTGPLPGGGDGGRGAGGPSLLRWLGLRMWSRQGTLVFALLWFSSWVFLNGLVLVQRRVLSDYCSDDKTRRILQRLCLEFGEGSVTGDMCEDLCVLSLVEYKRCLYYENGKKVIEARWRGTPIILKSKLENFSSYEPLGLVDYPQDAAEQLSPLDMVFYATMEVRSALGLTEGDDDEEGGGVNGSLARLWGNKLKLHERTYSRAELDSLWALLQQEEYTFLRVLQDLSVHVAKVLGSCGHFYAVEYLSAGHTWDQNIFSLEGVGVSGQDKPKPLGRWTSREMVHRIALSFLDMVSHFDHDFTHKLHLCDIKPENFAIRKDLTVVAIDVDMAFFEPKMRDLLDQNCSSDEDCSFFDCWSRCDLTSRRCNPRRHNSNLQVICEKIFRPWFSPTLLGTRAKLPLQVELQRAVQECSETEEGDEKMQKDRGAEGGQSRGIHQRLLSILTRLLQDEGASGEGGGAGRGEATPTRR from the exons ATGTTCTCCACTGGTCCACTGCcgggtggaggagatggaggtcGAGGTGCTGGTGGACCGTCTCTGCTCCGCTGGCTGGGCCTCCGGATGTGGTCCCGCCAGGGGACCCTGGTCTTTGCTCTGCTCTGGTTTAGCTCCTGGGTGTTCCTAAAcggcctggtcctggtccaaaGAAGAGTCCTGTCAGACTACTGCAGCGACGACAAGACCAGAAGGATCCTGCAGCGGCTG tgtctGGAGTTCGGCGAGGGCTCTGTGACCGGCGACATGTGTGAGGACCTGTGTGTCCTCAGCCTGGTCGAGTACAAACGCTGCCTCTACTACGAAAATGGGAAGAAGGTGATCGAAGCGCGTTGGCGAGGAACTCCCATCATCCTGAAGTCCAAACTGGAGAACTTCTCCTCCTACGAGCCTCTGGGACTGGTGGACTACCCG caggatgcagcagagcagctctcCCCGCTAGACATGGTTTTCTACGCCACTATGGAA GTGAGGAGCGCCCTGGGCCTGACTGaaggtgacgatgatgaagaaggAGGCGGAGTCAATGGCTCTCTGGCCAGACTGTGGGGGAACAAGCTGAAGCTCCATGAGAGGACCTactccagagcagagctggactCACTGtgggctctgctgcagcaggaggagtaCACCTTCCTCCg GGTTCTGCAGGACCTCAGTGTCCACGTGGCCAAAGTTTTGGGTTCCTGTGGTCATTTCTATGCAGTGGAGTACCTGTCGGCTGGACACACCTGGGACCAGAACATCTTCTCACTGGAGGGGGTGGGTGTCTCTGGACAGGACAAACCCAAACCTCTGGGCAGGTGGACCTCCAGAGAGATGGTCCATCGCATCGCGTTAAGCTTCCTGGACATGGTGTCACACTTTGACCATGACTTCACCCACAAGCTCCACCTCTGTGACATCAAACCTGAGAACTTCGCCATCAGGAAAGACCTGACG GTGGTCGCCATCGACGTGGACATGGCCTTCTTTGAGCCGAAGATGAgggacctcctggaccagaacTGCAGCAGTGATGAGGACTGCAGCTTCTTTGACTGTTGGTCCCGGTGTGACCTGACCAGTCGTCGGTGCAACCCTCGGCGCCACAACAGCAACCTGCAG gtcATCTGTGAGAAGATCTTCAGACCATGGTTTTCTCCCACACTCCTGGGCACCAGAGCAaagctccctctgcag gtggagcttCAGCGAGCAGTGCAGGAGTGTTCTGAAACAGAAGAAGGGGACGAGAAGATGCAgaaggacagaggagcagagggaggacaaAGCCGAGGGATCCATCAGCGACTCCTCAGCATCCTCACCCGCCTCCTCCAGGATGAAGGCGcttcaggggaggggggaggggcagggaggggagaggccacgcccacacggCGCTGA
- the c10h18orf63 gene encoding uncharacterized protein C18orf63 homolog, translating to MGSAVRSSTVLLDLPDFTNLCCVTLTLREEEKEPRSEQMKICRELVLLHTDVLASAAPESFTEIIVVMALQLFHTGVIQMFGKRRRLMLGPPQRVSPAVLQACLSFSVTTRLSPSWNKAGLFLVSGKDFVSERGKMDAVRVEWNASEDQLCISVEANTIRAPPPTLEDLDLAPCVLRRFWSHPDSFLELPPAGRVWCHVLPSMKKGQIIRISHKLPQDGPFRTYGDLQNHWMSLYGYTLPELPEEELVYCSIYFRLVGERLFTYPLSCIRLQQVQRCPRRDQQGALSAFLSDVRTSLHNVCGFPTCLSRKRSRCTDVNTPVQALGDDINTAATSCSTPPLPQVPNVPHQLPTMPHFASQHSTQGPSQQERAQRLQDCGFRTGLSHGSASSSSSSEQSTPPKLVPIFTKRRPSRQASLALLRLRRQKELLPGTSRETSHLTPMTFPAHNPVRAPPGQPRLWAPPAAKFRCPLKTTTEQSSEAISKHRTSSDSSSQVTSAGPDVERRTRSGEPALPQLVS from the exons ATGGGCTCGGCTGTCCGGTCCTCCACGGTTCTTCTGGACCTTCCAGACTTCACTAATTTGTGCTGCGTCACTCTGACTCTacgggaggaggagaaggagccgAGGAGCGAACAGATGAAGATCTGCAG AGAGCTGGTGCTGCTCCACACTGATGTGCTGGCCTCAGCAGCTCCGGAGTCCTTCACCGAGATCATCGTGGTCATGGct CTCCAGCTTTTCCATACGGGTGTGATCCAGATGTTTGGAAAGAGACGCCGACTGATG cTGGGCCCCCCTCAGCGTGTCTCTCCAGCTGTTCTGCAGGCTTGTCTCTCGTTCTCTGTGACCACCAGACTCTCGCCCAGCTGGAACAAAGCTGGCCTCTTCCTCGTCAGCG GTAAAGACTTTGTGAGTGAGCGAGGGAAGATGGACGCCGTCC GAGTGGAGTGGAACGCCTCTGAAGATCAGCTGTGCATCAGCGTGGAAGCAAACACCATCAGAGCTCCTCCACCAACC CTGGAGGACTTGGACCTCGCTCCCTGCGTCCTCAGAAGGTTCTGGAGTCATCCTGATTCGTTTCTGgagctgccccctgctggaagaGTCTGGTGTCACGTGCTGCCCAG tatgAAAAAAGGCCAAATCATCAGAATCAGCCATAAGCTTCCTCAAGATGGACCATTCAGGACTTATGGAGACCTGCAGAACCACTGGATGAGCTTG TATGGTTACACCCTTCCTGAGCtgccagaggaggagctggtgtaCTGCAGCATTTACTTCAGACTGGTTGGAGAGCGCCTCTTCAC ATACCCGCTCAGCTGCATCCGCCTGCAGCAGGTACAGCGCTGTCCTCGgcgtgaccagcagggggcgctcagCGCCTTCCTGTCTGACGTCCGCACCAGTCTGCACAACGTGTGCGGGTTCCCTACTTGTTTGAGCAGAAAACGCAGTCGCTGCACGGACGTCAACACACCGGTGCag GCGTTGGGTGATGACATCAACACAGCCGCCACCTCCTGCAGCACCCCGCCGCTCCCCCAAGTCCCAAATGTTCCTCATCAATTACCCACAATGCCTCACTTCGCATCACAGCATTCAACTCAAGGTCCCTCTCAGCAGGAGAGAGCCCAGAGGCTTCAGGACTGTGGATTCAGGACCGGCCTGAGCCACGGatctgcttcttcctcctcttcctctgagcagtccaccccccccaaactggTTCCCATCTTTACGAAGAGGCGTCCCTCCCGTCAGGCCAGCCTGGCTCTGCTGCGCCTCAGGAggcagaaggagctgctgcctgGGACCAGTCGGGAGACCTCTCATTTGACCCCGATGACCTTCCCAGCCCACAACCCGGTCAGAGCACCACCTGGCCAGCCTCGTCTctgggctcctcctgcagcaaagTTCAGATGCCCCCTGAAAACCACCACGGAACAAAGTTCTGAAGCAATCTCCAAACATCGGACCTCATCTGACAGCAGCTCACAG GTCACATCTGCAGGTCCAGATGTGGAGAGAAGAACCAGGTCAGGAGAACCTGCTCTTCCTCAGCTAGTCTCCTGA
- the dipk1c gene encoding divergent protein kinase domain 1C isoform X3, with product MGTELKLCLEFGEGSVTGDMCEDLCVLSLVEYKRCLYYENGKKVIEARWRGTPIILKSKLENFSSYEPLGLVDYPQDAAEQLSPLDMVFYATMEVRSALGLTEGDDDEEGGGVNGSLARLWGNKLKLHERTYSRAELDSLWALLQQEEYTFLRVLQDLSVHVAKVLGSCGHFYAVEYLSAGHTWDQNIFSLEGVGVSGQDKPKPLGRWTSREMVHRIALSFLDMVSHFDHDFTHKLHLCDIKPENFAIRKDLTVVAIDVDMAFFEPKMRDLLDQNCSSDEDCSFFDCWSRCDLTSRRCNPRRHNSNLQVICEKIFRPWFSPTLLGTRAKLPLQVELQRAVQECSETEEGDEKMQKDRGAEGGQSRGIHQRLLSILTRLLQDEGASGEGGGAGRGEATPTRR from the exons ATGGGAACAGAACTGAAACTG tgtctGGAGTTCGGCGAGGGCTCTGTGACCGGCGACATGTGTGAGGACCTGTGTGTCCTCAGCCTGGTCGAGTACAAACGCTGCCTCTACTACGAAAATGGGAAGAAGGTGATCGAAGCGCGTTGGCGAGGAACTCCCATCATCCTGAAGTCCAAACTGGAGAACTTCTCCTCCTACGAGCCTCTGGGACTGGTGGACTACCCG caggatgcagcagagcagctctcCCCGCTAGACATGGTTTTCTACGCCACTATGGAA GTGAGGAGCGCCCTGGGCCTGACTGaaggtgacgatgatgaagaaggAGGCGGAGTCAATGGCTCTCTGGCCAGACTGTGGGGGAACAAGCTGAAGCTCCATGAGAGGACCTactccagagcagagctggactCACTGtgggctctgctgcagcaggaggagtaCACCTTCCTCCg GGTTCTGCAGGACCTCAGTGTCCACGTGGCCAAAGTTTTGGGTTCCTGTGGTCATTTCTATGCAGTGGAGTACCTGTCGGCTGGACACACCTGGGACCAGAACATCTTCTCACTGGAGGGGGTGGGTGTCTCTGGACAGGACAAACCCAAACCTCTGGGCAGGTGGACCTCCAGAGAGATGGTCCATCGCATCGCGTTAAGCTTCCTGGACATGGTGTCACACTTTGACCATGACTTCACCCACAAGCTCCACCTCTGTGACATCAAACCTGAGAACTTCGCCATCAGGAAAGACCTGACG GTGGTCGCCATCGACGTGGACATGGCCTTCTTTGAGCCGAAGATGAgggacctcctggaccagaacTGCAGCAGTGATGAGGACTGCAGCTTCTTTGACTGTTGGTCCCGGTGTGACCTGACCAGTCGTCGGTGCAACCCTCGGCGCCACAACAGCAACCTGCAG gtcATCTGTGAGAAGATCTTCAGACCATGGTTTTCTCCCACACTCCTGGGCACCAGAGCAaagctccctctgcag gtggagcttCAGCGAGCAGTGCAGGAGTGTTCTGAAACAGAAGAAGGGGACGAGAAGATGCAgaaggacagaggagcagagggaggacaaAGCCGAGGGATCCATCAGCGACTCCTCAGCATCCTCACCCGCCTCCTCCAGGATGAAGGCGcttcaggggaggggggaggggcagggaggggagaggccacgcccacacggCGCTGA
- the lyrm4 gene encoding LYR motif-containing protein 4: protein MSINMSAPARSQVISLYKLLLTESKKFPSYNYRNYAVRRVRDAFRANRTIGDPTTVERLITEGQQTLALIQRQVSVGRMFASQKTVVG from the exons ATGAGTATCAACATGTCGGCGCCCGCAAGATCACAAGTGATTTCTCTTTATAAATTGTTACTGACGGAGAGTAAGAAGTTTCCTTCGTACAACTACAG GAACTACGCAGTGCGACGGGTTCGTGATGCCTTCAGGGCCAACAGGACGATTGGAGATCCGACCACAGTGGAGAGACTGATAACAGAAGGACAGCAGACCCTGGCACTGATACAGagacag gtcagCGTTGGCCGGATGTTTGCGTCCCAGAAGACAGTGGTTGGATAA
- the cyb5a gene encoding cytochrome b5 isoform X1, whose translation MGETSEKSPSGVKYFRLSEIEEQKSIKSTWIIINYKVYDVTKFLEEHPGGEEVLREHAGGDATESFEDVGHSTDAREMAGGLLMGELHPDDRHKIEKPQETWVTPVADEYSSWTNWVVPGLVAILVTMLYRVLTSD comes from the exons ATGGGTGAAACGTCGGAAAAGAGCCCGAGCGGAGTGAAATACTTCCGTCTGTCCGAGATCGAAGAACAGAAGTCGATTAAATCAACGTGGATCATCATCAACTACAAAGTTTATGATGTGACCAAGTtcctggaggag CACCCggggggagaggaggtgctgcggGAGCATGCGGGCGGGGACGCCACGGAAAGCTTCGAAGATGTCGGCCACTCCACCGACGCCAGAGAGATGGCGGGCGGCCTGCTGATGGGCGAGCTGCACCCG GATGACAGACACAAGATCGAAAAACCACAG GAGACGTGGGTGACACCTGTGGCGGACGAGTACAG CAGTTGGACTAACTGGGTCGTTCCCGGTCTGGTCGCCATCCTGGTCACCATGCTTTACCGCGTCCTCACCAGCGACTGA
- the ppp1r3g gene encoding protein phosphatase 1 regulatory subunit 3G encodes MSRSLLQFHAGGESPSPGQTAENGRGENEEADEEEDLDDEADASQLERFMRDRRRARSLPAYPAALLDGVPESDSRKRVKFADSMGLDLASVKHFSALEEPQIPSKVLSRHRSFPPQELFTDLCHSFKSSLDRLVSCFPEPLDTERRVQLLRVCLEKITITHFEVRGQIRVLCGRRVKEVGVRYTFNDWLSHVDAQALHVAAEESGTVGERFGFTVYTPPFMDPSSAVHFAVYLKSDEGEFWDNNEGRNYTLRYRCMGGTSAAFT; translated from the coding sequence ATGTCCCGCTCACTGCTCCAGTTCCACGCCGGCGGAGAGTCGCCCTCTCCGGGCCAAACGGCTGAGAACGGCCGGGGAGAGAACGAAGaagcagatgaggaggaagatctggACGATGAGGCAGATGCCTCTCAGCTGGAGAGGTTCATGAGAGACCGCAGGAGAGCGCGGTCCCTGCCAGCCTACCCCGCCGCGCTCCTGGACGGGGTCCCGGAGAGCGACAGCAGAAAGCGGGTCAAGTTTGCGGACTCGATGGGCCTGGACCTGGCCAGCGTCAAGCATTTTAGTGCGCTGGAGGAGCCGCAGATTCCGAGCAAAGTTCTGTCCAGGCACAGGAGCTTCCCCCCACAGGAGCTTTTCACAGACCTGTGCCACAGCTTCAAGTCCAGCCTGGACCGCCTGGTCTCCTGTTTCCCGGAGCCCCTGGACACGGAGCGGAGAGTCCAGCTTCTGCGCGTCTGTCTGGAGAAGATCACGATCACCCATTTCGAGGTTCGGGGACAGATCCGGGTCCTGTGCGGCCGCAGGGTAAAGGAGGTCGGGGTGAGGTACACCTTCAACGACTGGCTGTCCCATGTGGACGCGCAGGCTCTGCACGTGGCCGCGGAGGAGTCTGGGACGGTGGGAGAGCGCTTCGGCTTCACCGTGTACACGCCGCCCTTCATGGACCCCAGCTCGGCCGTGCACTTCGCCGTGTACCTGAAGAGCGACGAGGGCGAGTTCTGGGACAACAACGAAGGCCGCAACTACACGCTCCGGTACCGGTGCATGGGCGGAACCAGTGCAGCGTTTACCTGA